The Neoarius graeffei isolate fNeoGra1 chromosome 7, fNeoGra1.pri, whole genome shotgun sequence genome includes a region encoding these proteins:
- the si:ch211-10a23.2 gene encoding galectin-related protein A-like has protein sequence MADTITPESDYVGHIKGGLRPAMRIVVMGIIHKQPKSMKVTLSCPARGEGDTEQEGDVGLQLMVKFTEKAVVRNSRVNGKWGTSESILSFFPFAAGESFKMEIVCEHQQFRILVDGQPLCGFTHRVTQLASLTSLHVGGDLQLTKVA, from the exons ATGGCCGACACAATAACACCGGAGAGT GATTACGTTGGACATATTAAAGGAGGTCTGCGTCCTGCGATGAGAATCGTAGTGATGGGAATCATTCACAAACAGCCAAAAAG TATGAAGGTGACATTGTCCTGCCCTGCTCGGGGAGAAGGTGACACGGAGCAGGAAGGTGACGTGGGGTTGCAGCTGATGGTCAAGTTCACAGAAAAGGCAGTGGTCCGCAATTCCCGAGTCAATGGGAAATGGGGGACGTCGGAAAGCATCCTGTCTTTCTTCCCTTTTGCTGCTGGAGAGTCTTTTAAA atggaGATCGTGTGTGAGCACCAGCAGTTCCGGATCCTGGTGGACGGTCAGCCATTGTGTGGATTCACACACAGAGTGACCCAGCTGGCGTCTCTCACATCCCTGCATGTGGGTGGAGACCTGCAGCTCACCAAAGTCGCATGA